The genomic stretch AAAATGGAATTTAGAAAATAATTATGAATGAAAATTTAAAATTTGTACTGGAAAGATGTGATCACTACATTGAAAGTATTCAATCTAAAAGCAATTTATATATTGCTTTAAACACGTTTATATTAACAGGTGTAATAACATTGATCCTATCAGTGGACAAAAATAAAGTGGATAATTTAATGTACTTTATATTAGTTTCAATGGTTATTGTTAGTTGTTGTTCAATAATTAAAGTACTTGTTGCTTTAACTCCGTACCTAAAAACAAAAAATAATCGATCTCTAATATTTTTTGGTGATGTTTCAAAAACAGAGTTTTCAACTTTTGAAAATTCTTATAAGAATGTTACTGAAGAAGAATTTATGGGTGATTTGATTTGTCAAATTCATAGTGTCTCGACAGGTTTAAGTAAAAAGTATAAAGAACTTAACTCTGCAGGTAGGTTAGTAGTAGTCCAATTTGTATTAATTATATTTTGGATTTTTTTATATGTATTTAAAAATTTATAATATTATGGAGGTTTTTAACTCTTACAAAAAAATCATTGAGTCTGCTTTGAACAATGATAACTCTTTAAACTTGTCACTTAATGAAAGTGCATATGCAAGAACGAAGTTTTTCTCTTTAAATGATTATGAAAGTTCTAAGAAAGAACTATCAAGACCAAGAGATTTAGAACTATTGGCTTCTAGATTAGGTATAAAAGAAATTACAGAACAAAAAGTTGGGCATCATCCTGATTTTGTTCATCTGAAAGGAACAAAGAATAAGGAGAATCATAATATTGTGTCTGTTTTCATTGATGTAAAAGGATCAACAAATCTTTACAAAAAATATGATAATGAAACGATCTTTATTATTACGGATACTATTCAACTTCTAGGTATTAATTTAGTCAAAATATTTGGTGGTTTTATCCATAGACTGCAAGGTGACGGCTTATTTGTTTATTTTGGAGGAAAAGGAATAGATAAAAAGTCTGCAAATACACATGCTTTAATTGCAACCAGTTTATTTAATGCCTTTTTAGAGAACGACTTAAAGCAATTATTTGAACAGCACGGTATCGAGAAAATTAAAACAAGAATTGGAATTGATTTCGGAGATGATAAGGATGTTTTGTGGGCGATGTCAGGAATTGGAGAATCAAGTGAAGTAACTACTGTTAGTTTACATACTAGTCTTGCCCCAAAAATGCAACACTATGCAGATTCTAATGGGACTGTTATTGGTAAAAATGTTATTGATTTTGGAGAAGTTGATAAAGATTTATACTCTCCTGTTGATGATGAAAGGTACATTTATAAAGACCCTCAAAAAAGTTTTTATTACGGACAATATAAATTTAATTGGTTGAAGTTTTTAAAGCAGTTAGACTTTGTGGTAACCTCACATTTTAATGGAAATATCGAAATTAAGCCAAACAGACCTAGTTATTTGTCGGAATTACAATCTTCCACGATAAAACCCATTGCAGAAGTTAATAGACCATGGCTAAACAGGTAATCAAAAATGACTTTAATAAAGCAGTACTAAAATACCCTAAAATCAAACTTTTTTGGGAAGAGGATAATTTTATATGTAGAGGAAGTGTTGATATATTTGATAAAATGAATGTCTATTGGGATTCATTTAATATTAAGATTGTCATTAACATTAAAAAATATCCATACTATTTTCCTGTTGTTTATTTAGAAGATACAAGAATTCCTAAAAATGAAGAAAGGCATATACATTCTGATAATAGTTGCTGTGTTGAAGTTGAGCAAAAACAATCATTAAGAGCAAGAAAAGGAATAACAATAATTCAGTTTTTGGATGAATATGTTGTTCCTTATTTTGCCAATCAATTGTATTTTGAAAAGGAGAAGATGTGGGCTAATGGTGATTATCAGCATGGATTTGATGGGAAACTACAAGATTATTTTGAAATGACTGGTATAAAGAATCTCCTGGAGTTGCAGTATTTACTATCTAATCTTGAAAAAACATTTAATCTAAAGATGTATGAGGTTTGTTTTTGTGGATCAGGAAAAAAATTAAAGTATTGTCATAAAGAGTCATTAAAGAAAATTTTGTCTTTGCCTAAAACTCAAATTGAAAATGATTTGAATGCTATTGAATCAATGATGTCAAAGAGGTGATTTTTTAAATTTGTAAATATATTAAACCAATAAAAATCTTTCCGAAATCTATCAATTGGTAAACAGGCTTATTTTAGCCTGTTTTTTGTTTCCTCAATTTAAGCCCCTCTTTTTCATATAAAGAACGAAATTCAAAGCGTTTCCATGCCTGAGAGCAGAGAAAAATTTCCAAGCCGATTTCAAGAAACAAGAAAGGTAACAAAAGGAAAGAAAAATTTTAGAGATCAAAAAAGATTTTCGAAATTCGCCCTGTACAAAGCGTGTATGAGAGTTCTTTTAAAATTTCGTGGAGATTCCGTTGACTTTTGGGTTTAAAAAATCCCTGAACCTTGTATTGATCAGGGATTGAGTGGTGTAGTTAAGTAGCCTATAGGGGAATCGAACCCCTGTTGCAAGAATGAAAATCTTGAGTCCTGACCACTAGACGAATAGGCCAAATTTTGAGGTTGCAAAAGTAGAAAAACCTTTTTAAACTTCAAAATTATTTTTTATTTATTTGTATACTTTTTGGATTACAGTATTCTTAATTCCTTTGGCTTCAACTTCTTTCTGTAATTTTACAGCATCCTCCAACGTATAAACCTTTCCATAGGTATAATAGAAAACACCACTGTCCTTCTCTCTTTCCACATCCTTAAGGTTTTGAAGAATATATGAATTTCCGTTCAGTTTGTCACCCGTATATACTTCTAAGGTATAATACCCCATGCTTATCCTTTGATTCGGCATGAATCCTACAGCAAATGCATTTCTGAATCCGGCATCCTTGGCTGTTTTAAGATTGATGTCTTTTACAGAAGCCATATTGGTTACTGCATAATAGTATTTATATTGTCCGTTTTCTTTAAGGGTAAGAATGTAGTTCAGTCCTTTCAATGCAGGATCATTCTCATTATATTTGGTAGGAGAACTCATCAGTAATATTCTGAAATCATTCTTCAATGGCGTTTCTGCAGGTTTTTCAGGCTCCGGTTTTTTAGTGGTGAAAGATCCTCCTGTTTTTCTGTCAATCGCTTTTTTATAATCAATGATAGCGTTATAGATACTTTCTGCAATTTCATTCTGACCTTTTTCAGACGCTATATAATGACTTTCTTCCGGATGGTTGATGAAGCCTGTTTCTATCAGAACGGAAGGCATAGCATTCATACGGAGAACGTGAAGGTTCTTCTGGAAAACCCCTCTTGAGGATCTCTTATCTTTATTGACAAAGTTATCTTCTACCAATCCACCTAAAAGAAGACTGGACTCAAGGTATTTACTTTGTTGTAGTTTTAATGCAATTAAAGACTCCGGAGAATCAGGGTTGTAAGATCCGAAGATCTGTTTATCTTTTTCATCCAGAAAAATCACGTCATTCTCTCTCTTTGCAACCTCCAGGTTCTCGTTGTTCTGGTTGGGTCCCTGTACATAAGTCTCCGTACCATAAGCCGTAGGCCTTGCAGAAGAATTACAGTGGATAGAAACAAAGAGATCCGCTTTACTCCTGTTGGCAAGGTTGGTTCTGTCGGATAGAGAGGGGTATTCATCAATCTTTCTTGTATAGATTACTTTGAAGTCCCTGTTTTTTTCAAGCATGGCTCCCACTTTTAAGGTAATGGCAAGAGTAATGTCTTTTTCCGCAATTCTTCCAATGTCCGAATAGGTCCTGTTGGCTCCATGGTCACTTCCTCCGTGACCCGCGTCAAGAACCAATGTAAATTTCTTTTGAGAGAAAACAAAGTTGCTGATTAGGAGAAGGAGAAATGATAAAATTATTTTAAAATTTTGTTTGTGCATCTTACAGTTATAAAAATTATATTAATTTTGGGCCTTAATTATATAGAATAAAATTGGCCAAAACCGTCCTCAAAAATATATTACAAATTTTAATTATCCTAATTTTTAACAATTTTTTAGCACAGAAAACCCCTGAAAAATTGCCTAAAAATACGGTTAATGATACTATTTCCAAAAAGGATACCATTGTTGCGAAAAAAGAAGCTTTAGATGATGTACTTCAAACAAAAGCAGACGATCAGCGAAGGGATATCCCTAAAAAAATGACGTTCCTTAATAAGAACGCTCAGGTAAAGTATCAGGATATGCAGATTGATGCAGATTATATTTCCATTGATGATAATAAAAACCTGATCTATGCCAGGGGAAAACAGGATTCCTTAGGGAAGATCATAGAGCCTGTCATCACTACACAGGCCGGTAAAAAATACGAAACCAACGAATTTAGCTATAATACAAAGACAAAGCAGGCTATCGCCTTCAATGCAAGGACAGAAGAGAGTGAAGGGGTAATTATAGCACAGAAAACAAAAAAATATAACGATTCGGTGTTTGCTATGAGAAAGGCAGACTATACAACCGATGAATATTTTGTGAAGAAAAAAGATACGGCGGCAGATTATTTCATGAGAGCTTCCAATATCAAGCTGATAAAATCAAAAAATAAATCTCAAATCGTTACAGGACCTATTCAAATGTATATAGAACAGGTTCCTACACCACTTGTTATGCCATTTGCAATTTTGCCGTTTTCGGATAAAAGAGCAGCGGGTATTCTGATTCCGAGTTTCGGGGAAAGAGAAGATGTAGGGTTTTTCCTGAATGGGATTGGGTATTATCAGCCTATTGGAGAACATTTTGATCTTAAAGTACTGGCCGATATTTATACCAAAGGAAGCTGGAACCTTCGTCCACAGATGAATTATCAGAAAAAATACCGCTATTCAGGAAGCTTCAATGCTGATATTGGAACAATGGTAAGAGGAATTAAAGGGCTGGATGATTATACCAAAAACAGTACATATAGAATCAGCTGGTCACATTCACAGGATTCCAAGGCTAATCCTTTCCTTACCTTCAGTGCACAAGTGGATATTGTAAGTACAAAGTTTTATAATAATCCGCTTAACAATAATTATATTTTCAATCAAAATGTATTGAATACCAGTCAGAACTCAACGGTAACCCTTACCAAAAGATTTCTGAAACTTCCAATGACGATTACCGGAACGGCATCATATTCACAAAACTTTGCTACAGGATTTTCAGATCTTCGTCTTCCGCAGATGAACGTTGCCATAAATCAATTTTATCTGTTTAACTCAAAATCTGGTGTAAGGCAGGGACTTCTTGAAAACATTACTGTAAATACAGGTTTTAACCTGACCAATTTTGTTAATACTCAGGAAAATGAATTGTTCAAAAAAGAAATGTGGGATAAAATGCAGACAGGGCTTAAGAACAATATCGCGTTAGCAACCAATACTACTTTGGCTAAATATTTTACATTCAGTTTAAGTGCTAATATTGATAATGCTTTAACTACAAAGACTTTAAACAGATATTATGATCCTGTAAAGAATGTAACAGTAGATGAAATCAATAAAAAATTTGCAGGATATTCTTCATTCTCTACTACTGCCAGCCTTCAGACCACATTATATGGAATGATGAAGTTTAAAAAAGGGTCTATTGTAGAAGCCGTGAGACACATGGTGATTCCAAGTATTGGATTTACATATTCTCCGGATTTTTCAAGCCCTGGGTTCGGATATTACAAGAACTATTACAATGCATCGGGAGCGCTTACTCCTTATTCCATCTTTGAGAAAGGAATTATCGGAAGCCCTTCAAGCAGTCTGGTAGGTGCGTTAGGCTTTAGTATAGGAAACAATATTGAAATGAAGGTAAAATCTAAGAGTGATTCTACAGGAGTAAAGAAAGTGAAGATTTTTGAATCTCTAAACCTTACAGGAAGCTATAACTTTGCGGCTAAAGATCATCCTTGGTCTATTTTCAGTATCAATGGACAGTCTTCTTTCTTTAATAATAAACTGACCGTTAATACCAGCCTTTCTCTTGATCCTTATAAAATTGAATTTATTCCAGGGCAGGAT from Chryseobacterium indologenes encodes the following:
- a CDS encoding N-acetylmuramoyl-L-alanine amidase family protein yields the protein MHKQNFKIILSFLLLLISNFVFSQKKFTLVLDAGHGGSDHGANRTYSDIGRIAEKDITLAITLKVGAMLEKNRDFKVIYTRKIDEYPSLSDRTNLANRSKADLFVSIHCNSSARPTAYGTETYVQGPNQNNENLEVAKRENDVIFLDEKDKQIFGSYNPDSPESLIALKLQQSKYLESSLLLGGLVEDNFVNKDKRSSRGVFQKNLHVLRMNAMPSVLIETGFINHPEESHYIASEKGQNEIAESIYNAIIDYKKAIDRKTGGSFTTKKPEPEKPAETPLKNDFRILLMSSPTKYNENDPALKGLNYILTLKENGQYKYYYAVTNMASVKDINLKTAKDAGFRNAFAVGFMPNQRISMGYYTLEVYTGDKLNGNSYILQNLKDVEREKDSGVFYYTYGKVYTLEDAVKLQKEVEAKGIKNTVIQKVYK
- a CDS encoding SEC-C metal-binding domain-containing protein, translating into MAKQVIKNDFNKAVLKYPKIKLFWEEDNFICRGSVDIFDKMNVYWDSFNIKIVINIKKYPYYFPVVYLEDTRIPKNEERHIHSDNSCCVEVEQKQSLRARKGITIIQFLDEYVVPYFANQLYFEKEKMWANGDYQHGFDGKLQDYFEMTGIKNLLELQYLLSNLEKTFNLKMYEVCFCGSGKKLKYCHKESLKKILSLPKTQIENDLNAIESMMSKR
- a CDS encoding putative LPS assembly protein LptD; this encodes MAKTVLKNILQILIILIFNNFLAQKTPEKLPKNTVNDTISKKDTIVAKKEALDDVLQTKADDQRRDIPKKMTFLNKNAQVKYQDMQIDADYISIDDNKNLIYARGKQDSLGKIIEPVITTQAGKKYETNEFSYNTKTKQAIAFNARTEESEGVIIAQKTKKYNDSVFAMRKADYTTDEYFVKKKDTAADYFMRASNIKLIKSKNKSQIVTGPIQMYIEQVPTPLVMPFAILPFSDKRAAGILIPSFGEREDVGFFLNGIGYYQPIGEHFDLKVLADIYTKGSWNLRPQMNYQKKYRYSGSFNADIGTMVRGIKGLDDYTKNSTYRISWSHSQDSKANPFLTFSAQVDIVSTKFYNNPLNNNYIFNQNVLNTSQNSTVTLTKRFLKLPMTITGTASYSQNFATGFSDLRLPQMNVAINQFYLFNSKSGVRQGLLENITVNTGFNLTNFVNTQENELFKKEMWDKMQTGLKNNIALATNTTLAKYFTFSLSANIDNALTTKTLNRYYDPVKNVTVDEINKKFAGYSSFSTTASLQTTLYGMMKFKKGSIVEAVRHMVIPSIGFTYSPDFSSPGFGYYKNYYNASGALTPYSIFEKGIIGSPSSSLVGALGFSIGNNIEMKVKSKSDSTGVKKVKIFESLNLTGSYNFAAKDHPWSIFSINGQSSFFNNKLTVNTSLSLDPYKIEFIPGQDQGIRTEKFGAFGIQGFNIQVSYPLSSEIFGEKTDYAKKYASKGEIRNENYYFDDDNYSRFDQSWTLNINANYAYSKGTNRFGSKIASVGLDGSIKLTPYWNVTGSTHYDLVTKELAYTRIGFSRDQRSFTINFNWVPFGQYKVYDFFIGIKANILSDALKYKDRSFTQPNSPF
- a CDS encoding Pycsar system effector family protein is translated as MNENLKFVLERCDHYIESIQSKSNLYIALNTFILTGVITLILSVDKNKVDNLMYFILVSMVIVSCCSIIKVLVALTPYLKTKNNRSLIFFGDVSKTEFSTFENSYKNVTEEEFMGDLICQIHSVSTGLSKKYKELNSAGRLVVVQFVLIIFWIFLYVFKNL